The following DNA comes from Spirulina major PCC 6313.
CGCCGCCTGGCATGAGTTTTTGGGCAGCGGCAAAAATTTCTTCGGATTTTGTGGTGTTCAAACTCGACGTTACAACCAAAATGCTCTCCTTTGTCCTTGCACAATCACAACTGGAATGACTCGTTTTGATCTCACGCAACCCATTGGGCGACCGTTGCGGTGGTTGGGGGTGGGGTGAGATGGTATGGCCAGTTTCTATCCTATCGGCCTTGGCGGGGCGAAAATGTGGAGAAACGTTAAGGAAGAGGGGCGATCGCCCCTGAACCCCGCCCCCCAAGGGCAGCCCAAAAACAGGTTAGGATAGGTTTTCGGTGAATATAGGGACCAATGAGTGACGGGTTAGCATTACATACCACCACGGGCGAGTTGGGGCTAGCGGCGATCGCATCCTCAGAACCAATGCGATCGCAGGTGTGGGACTTGGGGCGATCGCTCTCCACGGAACTCCACAGCTATCTCGCCGCCTTCCTCACTCCCCTCGCCTGGACAGACCTCGACTTTCTCGCCGTCGCCAAAGGCCCCGGCGGCTTCACCGGCACGCGGATCGGTGTCGTTACTGCCCGCACCCTCGCCCAACAGTTAGACCTGCCCCTCTTTGCCATCTCCACCCTGGCCGCCGTGGCCTGGCAACAATTCACCGCTGACGCTGTGGCAACGGCGACCTATGCGATCGCCTATCCCGCCCGCCGAGGCGAACTTTTCGGCGGCATCTACACCCTTACCACCCACGGCATCGACCCCACCCAATCCCAACCCGATGCCATCTACACCCCGGAGCAGTGGGCCGACACCCGCGCCACCCTGCCGCCCCACACCGTTATCCAGGCTCCGGACTCCCTCGCCGCCTCCGTTGCCCCCCTCCTTGACCTCGCTGCCCGTCGCTATGCGGAGGGCGATCGCCCCCATTGGTCTGCCGCCCTTCCCTTCTACGGCCAACATCCCGTCACCCTGTGAACGAATCACCCCGGCATGGGATAGCGCCTTGGCAGATCCCCGGTGGATTCGTTCGTAGCCTGAGTGCGGTTTTTGTAATGATTCGCTTGTTTGGATAAGTCACGATGGACATGATCACAGTTGAACAATTGAGTAAGGTGTATCCCGTTGCGGTCAAAGAGCCGGGATTACGGGGGACATTGCAGCATTTTTTCCAGCGGAACTATCGCCAAATCAAAGCGGTGGATAATGTGTCCTTTAGCCTGCAACCGGGGGAAATGGTGGGATTTTTGGGGGCCAATGGAGCCGGAAAAACCACAACATTGAAAATGTTAACGGGGTTGATTCATCCCTCGGCGGGAACGGTGCGAGTGGCGGACTATGTACCCTTTCGCCGTCAGCCGCAATTTTTGCGCAAGATTAGCCTGGTGATGGGGCAAAAGCAGCAATTGTTGTGGGATTTACCGGCGTTGGATTCGTTGCGGATTAATGCGGCGGTGTATGAATTGTCGGAACGGGAGTTTACCCAACGGTTGGGAGAGTTGAGCGAGATGCTGAACTTGGGGGGCAAGTTGACGCAGCCGATGCGCAAAATGTCCTTGGGGGAACGGATGAAGGCGGAATTGTTGGCGGCGTTGCTTCACCATCCTCAAGTTTTGTTTTTAGATGAGCCGACCTTGGGGCTGGATGTGAATGCCCAGGCGGCGGTGCGGGAGTTTCTCCAGCTTTACAACGATCGCTACGGGGCGACGGTGCTGCTGACCAGTCACTACATGGCGGATATTACGGCACTGTGCGATCGCGTCCTCCTCATCCATCAAGGGGGGTTAATTTATGACGGCAGCCTCAAGGGTTTACTCGAACGATTTGCCCCCTATCGTGAAGTGCGGTTGCAATTGGCGGCAACGCTAGAGGCCGAGCAACTCGCCGCCTATGGGGAATTGGAGTCCCTCGATGGGCGGGATGTGCGGCTTTTGGTACGGCGGGAAGCGTTGACGCAAACGGTGGGGCAATTGCTGGCCCAGTTGCCGATCGCAGACTTGAGCATTACCGACCCTCCCATTGAAGAGGTGATCGGGCGGTTATTTGCGGCGGGGACGGTGGCCTAAGGGCGGAAAAGCGTTGCTAAGCTGGCGTAGATTGCGTTAAAACGGGCGATCGATGGCCCACAATCCGGTTTAAAATTTGGGCTAAATTGTTCGTGCCCTGCTGTTTGCTTGGCTTGCTGTGTTGTATCAGGATTGATCCCATGCTCAACGTCCCTATCCCCTCCGTCGTGTCCCCTGTTCTGCGCCGTGGCTCATATTTCCAGTGGCAACGGTGGCTAGTGAGGAATTGCCTGTGGGGGACGGTGGCTGTGATGGTGGGGGCGATCGCTCCCCTACCCCTCCTCGCTTCGCCCCATCGAGTCGAGGCAACGGTGATCAGTCCCGCCAAGCTGACCCAAACGAAAATCATTTTGAAAAAGGGCGATCGTGGCGATGCCGTGCGTCAACTCCAAACCCAACTGCGTCAAGTGGGGTCTTATAACGGGCCGATCACGGGCTTTTTTGGTGACCAGACCGAAACAGCAGTGCGGCATTTTCAGCGATCGCGCAACCTCAACGCCGACGGCATTGCCGGCCAAAGTACCCTCGACGCTCTGGCCGCTGTGATTGCCGCCCGCAATCGGCAACCGCAATTTCAACCCTTTGGCCAAGGGGCAAAAGGCGATCGCGTCCGACAAGTTCAATTGCGTCTGCAACTGTTGGATTACCTCCCACGCAACGCCAACGGCAACTTTGATCGCACCACCACCGAAGCCCTGGCCCGCTTCCAACGGTCTCGCGGCCTGGCCGGAGATGGTGTCGTTGGTCAACAAACCTGGACGGTCTTACAAAATGCCATTACCCAAGCTCAAATTCGTGATATGCAAGAACGTCTCCGGGGCGCAGGCTTTTACCGAGGCTCCATTGACGGTCTCCTCGGCACAACCACGCAACGCGCCATCGAAGCCGCCAAACGGGTCTACGGGGTGAGTGCTGCCGCCGTCCTACGAGGTAGCTATTAATAACCTAATCACCTGATTTCTCTCTCCCTCACCCCAAGCCCACCATGACCCCCCCAGCCCCCGCCTTTCTTCTCATCCAGGCCAAAATTAGCGATCGCACCCAGTTCAGCCACTACGCCGCCGCCGTTTCAGCGTTGGTCGTCGTCATGGGGGGCCAATACCGGGTTTTAGGGGGTGAGCAAACCTGTCTCGAAGGGGAAACCGCCCCCGGCGGGCGGGTGGTCATTTCTGAATGGCCATCGCGGGCCGCCGCCTTAGCCTTTTGGCAGTCACCGGACTATGCCGCCCTCAAACCCCTGCGGGCGGGCGCGGCGGACGTGACGGTGCAACTTCTCGATGGATTGCCGTTGACTCTACCTAAAGACTGAGCACAATTACTCAACCCCACGACATAATAAACCTGACCATGCTTCACGGTGCGAAAGAGTTTATGCGAGGTTTAATGATCGGCAAATTACAACGGTGGATCAGTCTTTTTCTGCTGACTGTGGTCGGGGTGATGGGGGTTGCGATCGCCACTCCCGCCCAGATTAACGGCTTTGATTTTTCCATTGAAGAAATCAACAGCCGCCCCAGCATCCCCACGGTGGCCATCGGCACCTTGGAAATTGCTCCGGTTTTTCTCGATGGGTATCCAGTCTTGCGGGTGGCCACCGAAACCCTCGGCCCCAACGCCCAACGATCCGGCGAGGCGGCGCTGCGATCGCAGCAAATCGGTCAACGGCTACAGCGCATCCTCGAAAGCATGACCGACTATGGTCAAAGCGACCTCCAAGGCGTGACCAATCTCAAGGAAAAAAAACAGCAACTAGCGGAGCAACTCGTTCTCACGTCCCATAGCGTTAATGACTCAGCCTCGGTGATCAAAGCCACGTTCCCCCAGGACACCGCCCCCCAAATCATGATCACCATTACCGCTGCCGATGCCCTCTATTCCCGCTCCACCTTGGATGATCTCGCCAATCAACTTTCCGACAAAATTCACCGCGTCCTCCTCGAAGCCTGGGAAAAACGTCAGCCCACCGTTCTTATAGAAGCTGGGCTGAAAGCGTTGCTCCTCCTGGGGCTGACCATTTTTACCAGCTTTGTGTTTGCCCTCTGGCAACGTCGTTTAATGCTGCAACGGCGACGGCTGCGATCGCACCCCGGCCCCGACCTTGAACTGGATTACGATGCCAGCGAAACCGTCAACGCCCTTGACCTCCTCAAACTGCAACTCAGCCGCTTTGCCTCCCAACGAGACTACAGCGTCAACGCCTTCCTGCGGCGCAGCGTCTTTTGGGGACAAATCATGCTCTGGGTCATCAGTATCGGGCTGCTGAGCCGTTCGTTCTACTTCACCCGCCCCTTTGCCAACTGGTTACTCGGCGTTTGGCCCAAGGAATGGCTCCTCAGCCTCGGCCGCAGCGGCGTTTTAGGCACACCGTTATTCCTCCTGCTCATTTTCCTCGCCGTCAGCCTCCTGGATCGATTCATCGATCTGATCATCGATCGCCTCGCCCGGCAATGGCTAGAAGCCCAAACCGAAACGATCCAAGCCTCCCATCGCTTTTCTCTGCGGGTTCCCACCCTCGTTTCCGCCGCCAAAGGGGTCAGCACCGTCATCGCCTACGCCCTCTTTATCCTCATCGCCCTCCAGCAATTTCGCGCCATCAGCACCCCCATCGCCACCTTTTTGGGGATCATCACCTTTGCCATCTCCCTGGGCGCTCAGAACTTCATTAAAGACGTGATTAATGGGGTCTTACTGCTGCTCGAAGACCAATATGCCGTCGGGGATGTGATTGCAATCAACAATCAGGTCGATGGACTGGTGGAATATGTCAACCTGCGCATCACTCAACTGCGCAACCTTGACGGTGAACTGATCACCATCCCCAACGGGACGATTAGCATTGTCCGGAACATGACGAGCAGTTGGTCTCAGGCTAAACTCGCGGTGACCGTCAGCCATGATACGGCGGTGGATCACGCCATTACCGTGATGGAACAGGTGGCCCAGGAGTTATACACCGATCCTGAATGGCAAACGCAAGTGATGGAACAGCCCGTGATGCTGGGGGTGGATAAACTCGATGCCGACGGTTGCCAAATTCTCATGCTCTTGAAAACCCAACCGATGCGCCATTGGGATGTGGCGCGGGAATATCGCCGTCGCCTGAAATCTGCCTTTGAACGCGAAGCGATCGCCCTAGGGATGCCCCGCCAACGCATTTTTGTAGACTCCAGCCCCCGCGATGCCCATCGCCACGATGCGATCCGGATTGGGGAGGTGCGATCGCCCCATATCACACAAAACAGCCACCCGTAGGCGGCCGTTTATCCGTTGGTCATTCAAGAGGTGCGATCGTCGATCATGAACGATGAAATCAGCAGCAACAACAGAACAGTCCTTAGACCTTCGCCGCCACCTTATCCGCCCCGCTCGTCAAGCGTTCATACTTATCCCGCATCTTCAGACCCACCAACACCTGGAACAAGCCTGTACCATTATCCGACCCCGGATAGTCCTTATGCTTCAGCACCAACTCCGTCATCTCGCCGTAATAGCGCGTCGAAGTGCTGCTCAGGTGGCTCTCAATGTAGATCATCTCTTCGAGATTA
Coding sequences within:
- the tsaB gene encoding tRNA (adenosine(37)-N6)-threonylcarbamoyltransferase complex dimerization subunit type 1 TsaB, whose amino-acid sequence is MSDGLALHTTTGELGLAAIASSEPMRSQVWDLGRSLSTELHSYLAAFLTPLAWTDLDFLAVAKGPGGFTGTRIGVVTARTLAQQLDLPLFAISTLAAVAWQQFTADAVATATYAIAYPARRGELFGGIYTLTTHGIDPTQSQPDAIYTPEQWADTRATLPPHTVIQAPDSLAASVAPLLDLAARRYAEGDRPHWSAALPFYGQHPVTL
- a CDS encoding ABC transporter ATP-binding protein, coding for MDMITVEQLSKVYPVAVKEPGLRGTLQHFFQRNYRQIKAVDNVSFSLQPGEMVGFLGANGAGKTTTLKMLTGLIHPSAGTVRVADYVPFRRQPQFLRKISLVMGQKQQLLWDLPALDSLRINAAVYELSEREFTQRLGELSEMLNLGGKLTQPMRKMSLGERMKAELLAALLHHPQVLFLDEPTLGLDVNAQAAVREFLQLYNDRYGATVLLTSHYMADITALCDRVLLIHQGGLIYDGSLKGLLERFAPYREVRLQLAATLEAEQLAAYGELESLDGRDVRLLVRREALTQTVGQLLAQLPIADLSITDPPIEEVIGRLFAAGTVA
- a CDS encoding peptidoglycan-binding domain-containing protein, whose amino-acid sequence is MLNVPIPSVVSPVLRRGSYFQWQRWLVRNCLWGTVAVMVGAIAPLPLLASPHRVEATVISPAKLTQTKIILKKGDRGDAVRQLQTQLRQVGSYNGPITGFFGDQTETAVRHFQRSRNLNADGIAGQSTLDALAAVIAARNRQPQFQPFGQGAKGDRVRQVQLRLQLLDYLPRNANGNFDRTTTEALARFQRSRGLAGDGVVGQQTWTVLQNAITQAQIRDMQERLRGAGFYRGSIDGLLGTTTQRAIEAAKRVYGVSAAAVLRGSY
- a CDS encoding DUF1330 domain-containing protein; the protein is MTPPAPAFLLIQAKISDRTQFSHYAAAVSALVVVMGGQYRVLGGEQTCLEGETAPGGRVVISEWPSRAAALAFWQSPDYAALKPLRAGAADVTVQLLDGLPLTLPKD
- a CDS encoding mechanosensitive ion channel family protein, with amino-acid sequence MIGKLQRWISLFLLTVVGVMGVAIATPAQINGFDFSIEEINSRPSIPTVAIGTLEIAPVFLDGYPVLRVATETLGPNAQRSGEAALRSQQIGQRLQRILESMTDYGQSDLQGVTNLKEKKQQLAEQLVLTSHSVNDSASVIKATFPQDTAPQIMITITAADALYSRSTLDDLANQLSDKIHRVLLEAWEKRQPTVLIEAGLKALLLLGLTIFTSFVFALWQRRLMLQRRRLRSHPGPDLELDYDASETVNALDLLKLQLSRFASQRDYSVNAFLRRSVFWGQIMLWVISIGLLSRSFYFTRPFANWLLGVWPKEWLLSLGRSGVLGTPLFLLLIFLAVSLLDRFIDLIIDRLARQWLEAQTETIQASHRFSLRVPTLVSAAKGVSTVIAYALFILIALQQFRAISTPIATFLGIITFAISLGAQNFIKDVINGVLLLLEDQYAVGDVIAINNQVDGLVEYVNLRITQLRNLDGELITIPNGTISIVRNMTSSWSQAKLAVTVSHDTAVDHAITVMEQVAQELYTDPEWQTQVMEQPVMLGVDKLDADGCQILMLLKTQPMRHWDVAREYRRRLKSAFEREAIALGMPRQRIFVDSSPRDAHRHDAIRIGEVRSPHITQNSHP